The Kocuria turfanensis genome contains the following window.
GTGATCTGCCAGGCCACCGGCGACCGCCAGGGGCTGTTCCCGCCACCGCCCCCGGCCGGGGCCGCCGGCGCGGGGCTGCGGTGCCGGGCCGCCACCGGGAGCAGGAGCAGGACCACCAGCGCGGCCGGTGCCGCCCACCCGGCCAGGCCCGCCCGCCAGGAGCCCGTGGCCTGGAACAGCGGGTAGGTCAGCCCCGCCCCGAGCGCGGCGGAGGCGGCGATGGCGGTGGTGTAGAGCCCGCTCATCAGCCCGAGGCGGTGGGTGAAGTCCCGCTTCACGATCGAGGGCAGCAGCACGTTGCCCACCGCGATCGCCGCCCCGCACGCCAGGGTCCCGGCCAGCAGCAGCGGCACGGTGGCGCCCGCGGGCAGGGGCAGCCCGCGGGCGGCCAGCCCGGCGGCGAGCAGGACCATCGCGCCCAGCAGCACGGTCTCCGCCCCGTACCGGCGGGCCAGCCGCGGGGCGAGCGGGGCGAACACCCCCAGCAGCGTCACCGGGGCCGTGGTCAGCACGGTCACCGCCCAGGAGGGCAGGCCGGCCGCGGCGGTGATCTCCGGCAGGATCGCGGAGAAGCTGGAGAAGACGGTGCGCAGGTTCAGCCCCACCAGCACCACGCA
Protein-coding sequences here:
- a CDS encoding MFS transporter; amino-acid sequence: MPTPPAVQQAPASTSRRALVYLGVCVVLVGLNLRTVFSSFSAILPEITAAAGLPSWAVTVLTTAPVTLLGVFAPLAPRLARRYGAETVLLGAMVLLAAGLAARGLPLPAGATVPLLLAGTLACGAAIAVGNVLLPSIVKRDFTHRLGLMSGLYTTAIAASAALGAGLTYPLFQATGSWRAGLAGWAAPAALVVLLLLPVAARHRSPAPAAPAGGGGGNSPWRSPVAWQITGFMVFQAMMSFSVFAWLAPILRDRGVDGATAGVIVAVSILLQMTGSLFAPALAVRLADQRVLNAVVALMAGGGFVLSIFGPLQLIWVWTGLLGLGQGALTAVALTMIALRTRSAAMAVRLSGMMQGVGYGLGSSGTFLVGQLLHATGGFAAAGVMFAVVGALAAVFGWQAGRDRSVQER